TTGATATTCAAAGCAGAATATACATGACTTTGATGGAATATAAAATACCTGTAATTTTTGGACAGCCATGAAACAGAAGGATGGAGATCTGTGGACAGAACTGTAACACCCCTTCCACAGCTTCATCTGTCAGGTTTATACAACCATCCATGTGGACCTCCTGGGTAGTAAACAGCAATCACCATGACAATGGATAATGGCATTATTTCAATAATGCATTAGAAAGTTTGATTTGATTACCAAACTTTTTATGGAAAAATTGCATCAACTTATGAAATAAACGATAAATTAAACATCAGGCTCTGAAGTtaatataaaaacttgtttAAGTTGGTCCCTGATTAGTTTTCTGTTTACCTTCAATGTTTTGGAACAGCTTCCTGATACCAGTGCAATCACACCATTGTCTGTTACCTGGtcatataaatgtacaaatcaaatgatttaaatatattgaGCAGGTACAGAAAATCACAAAATGATGAAGattttatacatataccatAAACTGAGCTCATTGGTTAtctgattttgttttgtgttgacACAAAGATTGCTTTGTGAACTTCTGTCAAATTCATCCTAATTTACTTTCCTCTGCCTAAATTATACCAACATGTTTAACCTTGAATTTGAACATGACGACTTACATTTGTTTTCGAGAAGTTGACACTTTTGAGAAAGTGTGAGTTTTGTCCTAAGGCCTGTAGTGATTGATCCGTGAGTAGATGACATCCCCCAATGTTGAGGAGTCGTAGATGTGGACAGGAAGTAGATAGAGTGATAACTGCAGTGTCTGTAAGATTGATACATCTCCTGAGGTAGACTGTTTGCAGCTGTGTAGAGGTGTGGGCCACATTTATTATACCTGGCAATTAAGGAGTGGTTACCGGCAATGCTTCATATCTCGATAAATTAGAAGTTGAATTAATGTGACGGTTTTCATATAAGTTGCCATcaacaacaaaagaaaaaaatatcaaacaaaaaacatacaaaaattaACTACAATATATACCTGATGTTATTGTATGAAAGAATAAGTTGTATTTTCATTGGTAATACATTACACAAGCAACCGATTGACAATTAACCAAATCTAAGTGAACCCTTAACACCTCAGTCAACGTTATATAACACTGCACATACCCTGTGATGATATGTTACTGCGAGACAGTTTTGCTGAGTTGAGATCTAACTTTTTAAGCTGTGGACACTTTAAGAGATGCTGTAATCCTACATCGGAAACTTCACATTCACTAAGATCCAATACTTTGAGCTTTTGATGTAAAACctacaaacaaaacatcaacagTGCAGcataatgaaatacaaaattctAAATATAGAATAGAAATCAATGAAGATGTTAAGTTTCACTAGATGCTGTTGCCGTAATAATTAAAGCACCACTTCCTGTTTTAgttcaaaaattgaaattaaggtGTCATTACTCTTCATGACATTAAGACTTCTCATTATTTCTAGAATTATGTTTGTCTAGACTACAGATATATGGATGTTCTTATTGACTTCTTATCACATTACCAACTTTTGTTTGTACACAATTTAAACCCATGCAATCATAGGTGTAGTGTCTATTATAGCAAATCCAATGTgctatatataattgttattactgaattgtaaaattataaaaattacaAGAGCTAacctttgatatgtttgtatCTGAAACAAGGCCTCGTTTTGACATTAAATAAAGACATTTGTCCTTAAGGTTATCGGGCAGCATCTCTATCCCATCTAATGAAGTTGACAGGTTACACACCAGGCACTGCACACAGCTATTGAAAATGgagaataaaagtgttttactgtacaaattactGGTATTAAGAGTGCACTTCTCTCTGCGGCCGAAGGCAGTGTAGAGCGAAGCTGTGCCGACCATAACACTTGCATGAGGATATTAAGATTCCAATaaattccagtaccccttggaatTTGAAATcatgtcccgcgggaaaagtctcgcccCTCCATGCaagcagccatgttttaattcttgtTATCAGCACGATGAGATTTGAAATTGTCTCTTTAGACAAAATGTGTCATCaggatacactttgaaattGCTATAAGTGGTTTTAGATAAATACACAAAGACAAGACtgacacaataaatgtacaactgTACTGGTAAAAATTATCCACTGTTTGTGTGttgtcaagcgcacggcaccgtcagctACGAGGTCAAGGAAGCTTAGTGCCAAAGATGACTGCACACATTCCCGCGATTTTAAAGATCTTAAGGAAATTAAACTAttgagataatccaggggtgtagagattgtaagtgatcggaacccctggtgCATCGAGGATGGTATATATGCTAACTCTTTTTCTTCTTGTGGTAAGACCATGCACTCCGTTGTAGCCGGCGATTATGTGGCTTTGGGTTTTGCGCAGAGGCGTGGGGAGGGGGTAATtacagtagattttttttagtttttcaaAGCACTCTataagataaaaacaataaaaacatttgttgTATTTAGATGGATGTGAGGGCTTCAAGGACTGTGTATGGGATGTGTGCCAACTTGAGTGTTGTGCTTTGTACTGCTGCTACTGGTAAGAGATTCCATTGTGTAGTTGTATATGGGAAGAAGGAGCATTTGTCCGTGTCTTTGGTAGCAGAGATATGTCTAAATGTGTGGGGGTGTGCCTGTCTCGTTCTGCTGTCTGTTTTGGCGAGTATTCGTGTGTTGACTGCGACTAGTTTGCATGTGATTTTGTACAGAAGTGTCTTGACTGTATTCTGCGTGTGTATAGTGATGATAGTTTTAGTTGGTGTATCATGTCTGGTACTGCACTTGTGTTGTGATATCTGTTTTGTATGTAGCgttgtattttttctatttgtgtAATCTGGTGTGTGTGGTAGGGGTTCCCACACGGAAGAGCAATATACCAGTTTGGGTCTAGTGAGTGCCTTGAATGCATGTTCTTTTAAATGTGGTGAGTTGATTTTAGGTTGCGTTTCAGAAATTAAGCTGAGTGATTTGTTTGCATTGGAAGTGTAGTGAGTGATAAGTGTAGCGTGAAGTGCAATGAACTGTCAATTCAGGTATATCCTGCTAATTAATAAAAACTCCCTTGTGTTTGAATCAAGGTTTGACCACAAGCAATactacattatatttacattttcactgcagacccactatgtaaccttaacAGACGctgttggcagtcatatagacaataAACTTCAAGCGctaatcatgacgtcattatcattatgCCGTCACAATTGTTGTGCCAGCGATCACGaaaaacggctgttcaaatggctgttccatccttgacgataacgaatgattataAATTCactatagatgcaaaatccttTGGCATTTCAACatatagccaatatgaatgccaaccgGACAGAGGCAAATCAAACATGAAGTGCGAATTTGCCTccgtccagttggcattcatattggctatgaatgccaccTGAAAGACGTCCAATGCTTAAGTAAATGTAAGATGAGCAAAATAACAACAGTCGGGTCGGGATTCGAACCAGGACTCTCAAAACATCACATTTACGTGAACCGATTACTACTAGATTATTCTTGCGTGATTTTGTGGAAGTCTAGATCTCTTTACCATATAATGGATTAAAACCTTGTAGATTTCCAGGAAAAGCAAAAATACCAACCCATCTAACAATGTTCTGACTTTGCCATAAATGCAAAATGCCGCCATGTTGTTTATAGTAGTTAGTTGTGGAAAATTGACCAATGAAATGCAAGCATATTATTCGCTCCGTTCCATGCACTTGGATGATCATGTGACTCATAAGAAAACGTCACCAAAATGGCAGATCAGCCGACGAAGTCAGATATCCAAACAATTTTCAAGAGATTGAGGTCTATACCAACAAATAAGGTGATTATCCTTGCTGTGGACAAAGTCAGCGAAGttgttaattatttaaaatatttattgggGTATCTCGTCTGAGAGAAGGCgttgataaaacatttttataccaCATATGTTGTGTCGGTATTTCCAAACTTTCCAGAACACCGTCGCATGTGTCAGAAGTTGACAACTCAAGTGACATGCGACACTTCTCAGTTTGAAACCAAAGTCAGATCTTCTAAGACAAAGAATACGGAAGCGTATCAATTGTATTATCAGTCAACGTCTATAGTTTCTCAAACTTTCTTTTTGGTTTAAAACCTTAAGTGAAG
The nucleotide sequence above comes from Argopecten irradians isolate NY chromosome 1, Ai_NY, whole genome shotgun sequence. Encoded proteins:
- the LOC138306002 gene encoding protein AMN1 homolog isoform X1; protein product: MAAFCIYGKVRTLLDGCVQCLVCNLSTSLDGIEMLPDNLKDKCLYLMSKRGLVSDTNISKVLHQKLKVLDLSECEVSDVGLQHLLKCPQLKKLDLNSAKLSRSNISSQGIINVAHTSTQLQTVYLRRCINLTDTAVITLSTSCPHLRLLNIGGCHLLTDQSLQALGQNSHFLKSVNFSKTNVTDNGVIALVSGSCSKTLKEVHMDGCINLTDEAVEGVLQFCPQISILLFHGCPKITEQSRQALEDLTMERAAPMKQVTWTIY
- the LOC138306002 gene encoding protein AMN1 homolog isoform X2 → MAAFCIYGKVRTLLDGCVQCLVCNLSTSLDGIEMLPDNLKDKCLYLMSKRGLVSDTNISKVLHQKLKVLDLSECEVSDVGLQHLLKCPQLKKLDLNSAKLSRSNISSQDTAVITLSTSCPHLRLLNIGGCHLLTDQSLQALGQNSHFLKSVNFSKTNVTDNGVIALVSGSCSKTLKEVHMDGCINLTDEAVEGVLQFCPQISILLFHGCPKITEQSRQALEDLTMERAAPMKQVTWTIY